Part of the Candidatus Methylomirabilota bacterium genome, GATGCCCACCGGGCTGCCCCCCTACGTCCCCCTCCACGCGTACCTGGTCCTCGCCGCCGTCCTCTTCTCGATCGGCCTCTTCGGCGTGGTGACGCGGCGGAACACCATCGGCATCCTGCTCGGCATCGAGCTGATGCTCAACTCGGTGAACATCAACCTCGTCGCCTTCGCCCGCTTCAGCGGTGATGTGGCCGGCCTCGTCTTCACCCTCTTCACGATCTCGATCACGGTGGCGGAGGTGGCGCTTGGTCTCGCCCTCGTGATCCTCATCTTCCGGGTGCGGCGCACCGCCATCGCCGACCACCTCGACCTCCTCAGGGGATGACGCCGTCGCCATGACCGATCCCGGCATCCTCGCCGCCATCGCCCTGCTGCTGCCCGCGACTTCCTTCCTCATCCTCGCCCTGGGCTATCCCTTGAGGCGCAGCGGCCGCGCCGCCGGCCTCGTGTCGATCCTGTGCGCAGCGGGCGCGCTCGCCGCCGCCCTGCGCGCGTGGTCGCTCGAGACCCCCGAGGGGATGACGCGGATCGCCTACGAGTGGATCCCGCAGGAGGCCGGCTCGCTCGCCACCGTGGGCGTGCTCGCCGACGCCGATTCCA contains:
- the nuoK gene encoding NADH-quinone oxidoreductase subunit NuoK translates to MPTGLPPYVPLHAYLVLAAVLFSIGLFGVVTRRNTIGILLGIELMLNSVNINLVAFARFSGDVAGLVFTLFTISITVAEVALGLALVILIFRVRRTAIADHLDLLRG
- a CDS encoding NADH-quinone oxidoreductase subunit L; this translates as MTDPGILAAIALLLPATSFLILALGYPLRRSGRAAGLVSILCAAGALAAALRAWSLETPEGMTRIAYEWIPQEAGSLATVGVLADADSTIMLVLVALVSLLVQVYSLGYLDAEPRPALGRYYTYQSLFAFSMMGLVLAPG